A DNA window from Dethiosulfovibrio salsuginis contains the following coding sequences:
- a CDS encoding efflux RND transporter periplasmic adaptor subunit — protein sequence MKRMIWAGKKVALVVLILVVGGYGAMEVLRSRLGEKEEEPEVVRPVRAEVLGHRDQGFKGIYQGTTQASKRVDLSFRVSGPLVEFPVRKGQQVKTGDLLAKVDPRDFKNHLDSANSQLKQLEAKLSEMKSGARAEDVSSAQAAVNAAQAQFSEAEANYKRFKSLMEQGAVSQVQYEQYRTAYNVARSSLQSAQGNLQKARSGARKEELQQQQAAIDAQRSVVEAAQSALSDTELKAPFDGVVADTFADNHQFVQAKQSILSLQDLSNIEMVVHVPDGDVVRMREKEVDNLTMTATLDSIPGRAFPVTLKEFSTQADPKTQTYQATMTMAYPEGMTVLPGMAVTVTVDVTPKAILEHKEDEGFSVPSDAIFSDGAATYLWLFVDGRVKKVPVALGELEGDRISVKGELSPGEIVVTAGVNFLREGQKVRLMTDN from the coding sequence ATGAAGCGAATGATCTGGGCAGGTAAAAAAGTGGCCCTGGTGGTGCTTATCCTCGTCGTCGGAGGATACGGAGCTATGGAGGTCCTCAGGTCCAGGCTTGGGGAAAAGGAAGAGGAGCCCGAGGTAGTTCGTCCTGTCAGGGCGGAGGTGCTGGGACACAGGGACCAGGGATTTAAAGGCATATATCAGGGGACAACCCAGGCGTCCAAGAGGGTGGATTTGTCCTTTAGGGTATCCGGCCCTCTCGTGGAGTTTCCGGTTCGAAAGGGGCAACAGGTCAAGACGGGCGACCTTCTAGCCAAGGTGGACCCCAGGGACTTCAAAAACCACCTGGACAGCGCCAACAGCCAGCTAAAACAGCTTGAGGCAAAACTGTCGGAGATGAAGTCCGGCGCCAGGGCCGAGGACGTCTCCTCCGCTCAGGCCGCTGTAAACGCCGCTCAGGCCCAATTCTCCGAGGCCGAGGCCAACTACAAGAGGTTTAAGTCCCTTATGGAGCAGGGAGCGGTGTCCCAGGTTCAGTACGAACAGTATCGTACCGCCTACAACGTGGCCCGTTCGTCCCTCCAGTCCGCCCAGGGCAACCTCCAAAAGGCCCGTTCTGGAGCCAGAAAGGAAGAGCTTCAGCAGCAACAGGCGGCCATAGACGCCCAGAGATCGGTGGTGGAGGCGGCCCAGTCGGCTCTATCCGACACTGAGCTGAAGGCCCCCTTCGACGGGGTTGTGGCGGACACCTTCGCCGACAATCACCAATTCGTCCAGGCCAAACAGTCCATACTGAGCCTTCAGGATCTGAGCAACATAGAGATGGTCGTCCACGTTCCCGACGGAGACGTGGTTCGAATGAGGGAAAAAGAGGTGGACAATCTCACCATGACCGCGACGCTGGACTCCATACCAGGTCGGGCCTTCCCGGTCACGCTCAAGGAGTTCTCCACCCAGGCGGACCCTAAGACCCAGACCTACCAGGCCACTATGACCATGGCCTATCCCGAGGGCATGACGGTTCTACCGGGCATGGCGGTCACAGTCACCGTGGACGTAACCCCAAAGGCCATTTTAGAGCATAAAGAGGACGAAGGATTCTCCGTCCCCTCCGACGCCATCTTCTCCGACGGAGCGGCCACCTACCTATGGCTCTTTGTCGACGGGAGGGTCAAAAAGGTCCCGGTAGCCCTAGGGGAGCTTGAGGGAGATAGGATCTCCGTAAAAGGCGAGCTCTCCCCAGGAGAGATAGTCGTAACCGCAGGGGTAAACTTCCTACGGGAGGGACAGAAAGTCCGTCTCATGACGGATAACTAG
- a CDS encoding efflux RND transporter permease subunit, whose product MNIAQFCLNKKVVVLYLSVVIALAGIASYFKLGKLEDPDFTIKTAVVYTAYPGATAEEVEQEVSDKIEEAIQKMGEVKRVKSLSRADVSIIYVDIKDEYVAKELPQIWDILRRKVNDVQSSLPPGVQPSVVNDDYGDVYGQFFALVGDGYSYRELKDHADKLKRELLLVKGVASVAITGDQPEGIYVEISRARAASLGLSPSDIYSVLNQQNALSPVAKVEVGDDYLRIDPTGAIKSVEEIGDVMIGGGPGGVIRLKDVATIERRYVDPPTLLMRYNGHPALGIGVSTVNGGNVVDMGLAVDKRLKELVEITPVGMELEPIYLQAQEVTKAVNGFIINLAESLVIVVGVLVVFMGMTSGLLIGGILLLTIAATFVTMLFAGITMQSVSLASLIIALGMLVDNAIVVTEGVLIGVQKGEGGAKAAVRTIAGNIWPLLGATIIAIMAFSAIGLSPDSTGEFCKSLFQVVGISLLWSWVLAITVTPLLAVMVLKDPEGEPEDPYKGKFFKAYRSVLLTALKNAKLTAAIMAGSLVLAVWGFQFVDKSFMPQDAAPRFTVDLWRASGASIYRTSSDMAKLEAYLLSRPDVEAVASTVGGGTLRFTLTYTAEDSDPAYAQAVVILKDSNTLMDAMIGAEEFVRENLPGASAQAIRFSKGGGSQAKVQVRYQGQNPAVLRSLGEQAMAVLASDYQSGSIRTDWQQMEKVIRPIVMENQMRNFGLSRAEINQALMVSYQGRPVGVYREGNRLLNIYSRLPDRERDGVDNLRTVQVWSPLTGKMVPLTSLVSGVSTEFENPIIRRRDRERTLTVMADPVIGANSTAYFDRVRSKVEAIPIPHGYKMEWGGEYESSKDAQDGIKKMLPLSLVVMLSIIVMLFNSMKQTAIIVICLPMNIVGVTVGLLVFGKSFSFMALLGVLSLMGMLIKNAIVLIDQVNLNQEAGMTPYDAVVDSGVSRLRPVAMAAGTTVLGMIPLVTDVLFGSMAVTIMCGLTFATVLTLVFVPVLFVLFYGIKVPE is encoded by the coding sequence ATGAACATAGCTCAGTTTTGTCTCAATAAAAAAGTAGTGGTCCTCTACCTGTCGGTGGTTATTGCCCTGGCCGGAATAGCCTCCTACTTCAAACTCGGAAAGCTTGAGGATCCCGACTTCACCATAAAGACCGCTGTGGTCTACACCGCCTACCCTGGGGCTACGGCGGAAGAGGTCGAGCAGGAAGTCTCGGACAAAATAGAGGAAGCCATCCAGAAGATGGGGGAGGTCAAAAGGGTAAAATCCCTCTCCAGAGCCGACGTGTCCATAATATACGTGGACATAAAGGACGAATACGTCGCCAAGGAACTTCCCCAGATATGGGACATCCTGAGGCGTAAGGTCAACGACGTCCAAAGCAGCCTGCCGCCTGGGGTCCAACCATCGGTGGTCAACGACGACTACGGCGACGTCTACGGCCAGTTCTTCGCCCTTGTGGGAGACGGCTACTCCTATCGGGAGCTCAAAGACCACGCCGACAAGCTCAAAAGAGAGCTTCTCCTTGTAAAGGGAGTCGCCAGCGTAGCCATAACCGGAGATCAGCCCGAGGGCATATACGTGGAGATATCCAGGGCCAGGGCGGCGTCTTTAGGCCTGTCCCCTAGCGATATTTACTCGGTGTTAAATCAGCAGAACGCCCTGTCTCCGGTGGCTAAGGTGGAGGTCGGAGACGACTATCTCAGGATAGACCCAACCGGAGCGATCAAATCGGTGGAGGAGATCGGCGACGTCATGATCGGGGGAGGTCCAGGCGGCGTCATAAGGCTTAAAGACGTGGCCACAATAGAGAGGCGATACGTCGACCCCCCGACCCTCCTAATGAGATACAACGGCCACCCAGCCCTGGGAATCGGTGTATCCACCGTAAACGGTGGTAACGTAGTCGACATGGGGCTGGCGGTGGACAAAAGGCTGAAAGAGCTGGTGGAGATAACCCCTGTAGGGATGGAGCTCGAACCTATCTACCTACAGGCCCAGGAGGTCACCAAGGCGGTAAACGGCTTCATCATCAACCTTGCCGAATCGCTGGTCATAGTCGTCGGAGTGCTGGTCGTCTTCATGGGAATGACGAGCGGCCTGCTTATAGGAGGCATACTCCTGCTGACCATCGCCGCCACCTTCGTCACCATGCTATTCGCTGGCATAACCATGCAGAGCGTCTCACTGGCCTCGCTGATCATAGCCCTAGGTATGTTGGTGGACAACGCAATAGTGGTCACAGAAGGGGTGCTCATAGGGGTCCAAAAGGGAGAGGGAGGGGCCAAAGCGGCGGTAAGAACCATCGCCGGAAACATATGGCCCCTCTTAGGAGCCACGATCATAGCCATAATGGCCTTCTCCGCCATAGGCCTCTCCCCTGACAGCACAGGGGAGTTCTGTAAAAGCCTCTTCCAGGTCGTCGGCATATCTCTCCTCTGGAGCTGGGTGCTGGCCATCACAGTGACCCCCCTCCTGGCGGTCATGGTGCTGAAGGACCCGGAAGGCGAGCCCGAAGATCCCTACAAGGGCAAGTTCTTTAAGGCCTACAGATCGGTCCTCCTCACCGCACTTAAAAACGCCAAACTGACTGCCGCAATAATGGCGGGATCGCTGGTTCTGGCGGTGTGGGGATTTCAGTTCGTCGATAAATCCTTCATGCCCCAGGACGCAGCTCCCAGGTTCACCGTAGACCTGTGGAGGGCATCGGGAGCGAGCATATACAGGACCTCCTCGGATATGGCTAAACTGGAAGCCTATCTCCTCAGCCGTCCCGACGTAGAGGCGGTTGCCTCCACCGTAGGAGGAGGAACCCTTCGGTTCACCTTAACCTACACCGCCGAGGACTCGGACCCAGCCTACGCCCAGGCGGTTGTAATACTCAAAGACTCCAACACCCTTATGGATGCCATGATAGGAGCGGAGGAGTTCGTCAGGGAAAACCTCCCTGGAGCCTCCGCCCAGGCCATTCGTTTCAGCAAAGGGGGAGGGAGCCAGGCCAAGGTCCAGGTCCGTTACCAGGGTCAAAACCCGGCGGTGCTTAGATCTTTAGGTGAACAGGCAATGGCGGTCCTCGCCTCGGACTACCAGTCTGGCTCCATAAGGACCGACTGGCAACAGATGGAAAAGGTCATACGGCCTATCGTAATGGAGAACCAAATGAGGAACTTCGGCCTATCAAGAGCGGAGATAAACCAGGCCCTCATGGTCAGCTACCAGGGCAGGCCGGTAGGGGTCTATAGGGAGGGAAACAGGCTGCTTAACATATACTCCCGCCTTCCAGATAGAGAAAGGGACGGAGTGGACAACCTGAGGACCGTCCAGGTATGGAGCCCCCTGACTGGCAAGATGGTTCCCCTGACCTCCCTGGTCTCCGGTGTCTCCACCGAGTTCGAGAACCCCATAATTCGCAGGCGAGACAGGGAGCGGACCCTCACGGTCATGGCGGACCCGGTCATAGGCGCTAACAGCACCGCCTATTTCGACAGGGTAAGGTCCAAAGTGGAGGCGATCCCCATCCCCCATGGCTACAAAATGGAATGGGGCGGAGAGTACGAAAGCAGCAAAGACGCCCAGGACGGCATAAAAAAGATGCTCCCCCTGAGCCTGGTGGTAATGCTATCCATCATAGTCATGCTCTTTAACTCCATGAAGCAGACCGCCATAATAGTCATATGTTTGCCTATGAACATAGTGGGGGTCACCGTGGGACTGCTGGTGTTTGGCAAATCCTTCAGCTTCATGGCCCTCCTCGGGGTGCTCAGCCTCATGGGGATGCTAATCAAAAACGCCATAGTCCTCATAGACCAGGTCAACCTCAACCAGGAGGCGGGGATGACTCCCTACGACGCGGTGGTCGACTCTGGTGTCAGCAGGCTAAGGCCCGTGGCCATGGCGGCGGGAACCACGGTGCTTGGGATGATCCCCCTTGTCACCGACGTCCTCTTCGGCTCCATGGCGGTGACCATAATGTGTGGCCTCACCTTCGCCACGGTGCTAACACTGGTGTTCGTGCCGGTTCTCTTCGTCCTGTTCTATGGGATAAAGGTGCCGGAGTAG